The sequence GTCGTCTACGACACCAAGGGCCACATCGTCACCAACGCCCACGTCGTCGGCAACGAGAAGTCCTTCAAGGTCACGGTGGCCACCGGCGAGAAGGTGCTGAAGGCCTCGCTGGTCGCCGCCTACCCCGAGCAGGACCTGGCCGTCATCAAGCTCGACCATGTGCCCGACGGGCTGCGGCCGGCGAAGTTCGGCGACTCCGAGAAGGTCGCCGTGGGGCAGATCGTACTGGCGATGGGCTCGCCGCTGGGCCTGTCCAGCAGCGTCACCCAGGGCATCGTCTCGGCACTCGGCCGGACCGTGAGCGAGAGCCGCTCGGGCGGCGGCACAGGCGCGACCATCGCGAACATGGTGCAGACCTCGGCGGCGATCAACCCGGGCAACAGCGGCGGCGCCCTGGTGAACCTGGACAGCCAGGTCATCGGCATCCCCACGCTGGCCGCGTCCGATCCCCAGATGGGTGACAGCGCGGCCCCGGGGATCGGCTTCGCCATCCCGGCCTCGATGGTGCGGACGGTCGCGGACCAGATCATCAAGGACGGCAAGGTCACCGACTCGGGCCGGGCGGCGCTCGACATCACCGGCCGCACGGTCGTCAACGACGACTACCGGCCGGCGGGCGTGGCGATCGTCAGCGTGCAGAACGGCGGCGCGGCCGACAAGGCGGGGCTGCGGGCCGGCGACATCATCACGAAGGTCGGCGACGCGAAGGTCACCACGATCACCTCGCTCTCCGAGGCCCTGGCCGGTCGGAAGCCGGGCGGGAAGGTGAAGGTGACGTACACGCGGGGAAGCTCGCAGAAGACGGCCGAGGTCACTCTCGGCGAGATCTGAGCGACGCGGCGAGAGCTGAGCCAGACGGCGACGGCCGCCGGGCGGGCCCCTGAGGGCTCACCCGGCGGCCGTCGTGTTCCTCCGGACGGCGTCAGCCGGCCGCGTCGGCCTGGAGGCTCATCGGGCCGTAGATCTTCGTCGTGTCCTCGAAGAGCGTGACCTGGTCCGCCCCGCCGTCCAGGAGTTCCTTCCAGTACTCACCGATCCAGGACTCCGCGTCGCCCTGTGTCGTGAACTCCTCCGGCTGCAGGGCCGGCTCCGTCTCCGTACCGTCGGACTTCTCGAACCGCCACGTCCACGCCATGTCCGCCTCCTGGGTATGTCGTTCCGCTCGGCAGCCTAGTGCTTCCGACCAGCAAGGGAAGGGGCTCTCGGACGGCTCTGCGCCATGTCGCGTACCCACGTCGCGCACCGTGTGCGGGGACGCGGCAGGATCGGAGCGTGGAACTGACTCTGCTCGGCACCGGAGCCCCCGACGGGCTGCCGCGGCCCGACTGCCCCTGCGCCAGGTGCGCCCTCGCCCGCGGCGCGGGCGGCCGGGCCGCGACCGCTCTCCTGGTCGACGACGCGCTGCTGCTGGACCTCACGCCCGGTGCGGTGTTCGCCGCCGCCCGCGCGGGCCACTCGCTCACCGGCGTACGCCAGGTACTGCTGACCCACCCGCACGACGGGCCCGCCGTCGAACTGCCCGCCGGACTGCCTCCGGCGGGCCGGGTGCCGGACGGGCGGGTGCTGACGCTGATCAGCGGGCACCGGGTGCGGGCCGTGCCGATGGACGCGCCCGGTACGGGGTACGAGGTGACCTCGCCGGAGGGCGCCCGGCTGCTCTACCTGCCGCCGGGCGGCGCTCCGGCCGGCCTCACGGACCCGGTGGCGGAGCCGTACGACCTGGTCGTCGCGGATGTCGTGGGACGGCCCGACGCGGTGGCCCGGCTGCGGGCCGTCGAGGCGGTCGGGCCCGCCACCGAGCTGATCGCCGTCCACCTGGACCATGACGCGCCCCCCGGCCCCGAGCTGGAGCGCCGGCTCGCCGCCGCCGGGGCGCGGGCCGTGCCGGACGGCACGACGCTGACGGCCGGCGGCCATCACGCCCCGGCTCCGGTCCCCCGGCGCACCCTGGTCACCGGCGGCGCGCGCTCCGGGAAGTCCGTCGAGGCGGAACGCCGCCTGGAGACGTACCCCGAGGTCGTCTACGTGGCCACCGGCGGCACCCGGAACGGGGACGCCGAGTGGGCGGCCCGGGTCGGGCTGCACCGCGAGCGCCGCCCGGCGGCCTGGCGCACCGAGGAGACGTGCAAGCTGGCGGAGCTGCTGTCCTCGGACGGGCCGCCGCTGCTGATCGACTGCCTCTCGCTCTGGCTGACGGATCTGATGGACCGGGTGGACGCCTGGGACGACGCGGCGTGGGCGGGCGGCGGCGAGCGAGCGCTGCGCGCCGGGACGGCGGAGCTGGTCGCGGCGGTGCGCGGGACGCGGCGCACGGTGGTCCTGGTGACCAACGAGACCGGCTCCGGCGTGGTCCCCGCGACCGCGGCCGGGCGGCGCTTCCGCGACGAGCTGGGCCGGCTGAACGCGGCGGTGGCCGAGGAGTGCGAGCAGGTGCTGCTGGTGGTGGCGGGGCAGGTGCTGCCGCTGCGGGGGTGAGCGGTACGGGGGCGGGGCGGCCCGGCCCACGCCGGGCCGGGCCGGGAAAACGTGGCGGGTACTGTTCCGCAGTGAGCCCGCCGGCGGGCTCCCCGGCCCACCCCACGTATCGACCCGCGAGGCAGCTCCCCGTGAATCTGGACGACTTCTCCGACCTGATCGAACGCCCCGACGGGGGTGTCCGGCGCGACGCCGAGGAACGCCGGGAGCGGTTCAGCGTGCCGCCGGGTGCCCTCGGCCGCCTGGACGAGCTGGGCGAGTGGCTGTCGACCGCGCAGCAGGCGTCGCCGGTGCGGACGATCGAGCAGCCGCGCGTGGTGCTGTTCGCCGGTGACCACGGGGTGGCGCGGCTCGACGTGTCCGGCCGCGCGGCCGGCACCGCGCACGAGCTGGTGCGGGCCACGCTGGACGGGTCGACCCCGCTGGCGGTGCTGGCCCGCCGGTTCTCCGTACCGGTGCGGATCGTCGACGCCGGGCTCGACTGCGACCCGGAACTGCTGCCGGAGGCCGTCGTACGGACCCGGGTGCGGCGCGGCAGCGGGCGGATCGACGTCGAGGACGCGCTGACGGCCGAGGAGGCCGAGGCCGCGGTGCGGCTCGGGATCGCGGTGGCCGACGAGGAGGCCGACTCGGGCACCGATCTGGTGGTGCTCGGCGACCTGAGCGTGGGCGGCACGACGGCGGCGGCCACCCTGATCGCGGCGCTGTGCGGCACGGACGCCTCGGTGGTGACCGGGCGCGGCGGCGCGGGGATCGACGACCTGGCGTGGATGCGCAAGTGCGCGGCGGTGCGTGACGCGCTGCGCCGGGCCCGGCCGGTGCTGGGCGACCAGGTGGAGCTGCTGGCCGCGGTGGGCGGCGCGGACCTGGCGGCGATGACCGGCTTCCTGCTCCAGTGCGCGGTGCGCAGGCTGCCCGTGATCCTGGACGGGGTGGTCGGCGCGGCGGCTGCGCTGGTCGGCCAGCGGGCCGCGTTCCGGGCGCCGGACTGGTGGCTGGCGGGCCAGCTGAGCGGTGAGCCGGCACAGGCCAAGGCCCTCGACCGGATGGCACTCAACCCGGTGCTCGACCACGGCGTCATCGTCGGCGAGGGGTGCGGGGCGCTGCTCGCCCTTCCCTTCGTCCAGGCCGCCGCCGCGCTCGCGGCGGAGCTGCCCGAGCGCGAGCCGGAGGCGGAAGAGGGCGGCACGGACGACGAGAAGGACGACGCGACGGACTGATCGCGGCACCGCTCCGCGGCCGGCCGACACCGGCCGCGGAGCGCCCCTTCATGCAGCGCGATGCCCCATATGATCGCTTTTCATGGGAGAGGTCCGTATGGCCGCCGAGGAGTCCGGACAGAGCGCCGTCCGCAGGGCCGGTACCCCGCGTTCACGGCGCGGCGCGGCGTTCGCCATCTGGTACCTGCGCCTCGTGTCGTTCCTCAACTTCCTGAGTGCCGTCTGGGTCGCCTTCGGCCAGGATCTGCGCCGCCACAACACGGACGACTACTTCACCCCGTACCTGCTCACGGCGGGTTTCTCCTCGGGGGTGGTCGCGCTCTTCCTGGCGGTGACGATGCGGCGGCGCAAGCGGGCCGCGTGGATCGTCAACATGGTGCTGAGCGGGCTGACGCTGCTGCTGTCCGCCGCCCTCATCGGCTTCCCGGAGGTCCGCCGTTATCCGCAGAACTGGATCTCGCTGGCCCTGACCGCCGCCTTCGTGGCCGCGCTGGTGCTCGGCCGGCGCGAGTTCTACGCGAAGGGCGACCGGTCCAACCCGAAACTGGCCGCGCTGGTGGCGACCGTCGGGCTGCTGGTCACCTCGCTGATCGCGGCGGGCCTGGTCACGGTCACCAACACCGCGCACGACGACTACCGTTCGACGTTCCTGGACCGCTGGCGCTACGGCGCGCTGCGGCTGGTCTCCGTCGCCGCCAGTGATTCGCGGTTCCCCGGCATCACCGCGCCGGGCTGGGTGAACGTCGTCATCAACGTCCTGTCCACACTGCTGCTCATCGCCGTCGTCTGGGCGGCCTTCCGCTCACGCCGCGCGGTCGACCCGATCACCGCGCAGGACGAGGAGGCACTGCGGGCGCTGCTCGACAAGCACGGCGAGCGGGACTCGCTGGGCTACTTCGCGCTGCGCCGCGAGAAGAGCGCGATCTGGTCGCCCACCCGCAAGGCGGCCGTCGCCTACCGGGTGGTCGGCGGGGTCTCGCTGGCGTCCGGCGACCCGATCGGCGATCCGGAGGCCTGGCCGGGGGCGATCACGCCGTGGCTGGCCGAGGCCCGCGAACACGGCTGGATCCCCGCGGTGATGGGGGCGGGCGAGGAGGCCGGCACGGTGTACGCCCGGCACGGCCTGGACGCCCTGGAGCTGGGCGACGAGGCGATCGTGGAGACGGCCGAATTCACCCTGGAGGGCCGCGCGATGCGGACCGTGCGCCAGGCGTACAACCGGGTGCGCCGGGCGGGTTACGAGGTGACGGTGCGCCGGCACGCGGAGATCCCCGAGGACGAGATGGCGGAGCTGGTGCGCCGGGCCGACGACTGGCGCGACGGGGCGACCGAACGCGGCTTCTCGATGGCGCTCGGCCGGCTCGGCGACCCGGCCGACGGGCAGTGCGTGATGCTGGAGTGCCGTGACGCGCCGTCCGACGACGGTGCGCCGGGCGGGCTGCGGGCCCTGCTGAGCTTCGTCCCCTGGGGGCCGAACGGCCTCTCGCTGGATCTGATGCGGCGTGACCGGGACTCCGAGAACGGGCTGATGGAGTTCATGGTCATCGAACTCCTGCGACGGGCCGGGAAGCTGGGCGTGACGCAGGTGTCGCTGAACTTCGCGATGTTCCGCTCGGTCTTCGAGCGTGGGTCGCGGCTCGGCGCGGGCCCGGTGCTCAGGATGTGGCGGTCGCTGCTCAGCTTCTTCTCGCGCTGGTGGCAGATCGAGTCGCTCTACCGCGCCAACGCCAAGTACCGCCCGATCTGGGAGCCCCGGTTCCTGCTCTTCGAGAAGAGCGCCGACCTGCTGCGCATCGGCGTCGCGGCCGGCCGCGCGGAAGGGTTCCTGGAGGCGCCGGGCCTGCCCAAGTGGATGCACCGCTCCCGGCTGGCCCGGGTCCGTGACGTCCCGTCCGGACCGCGTGGATGAGAGCCGTACGCGCCCCGGTCCGGGCGGCCCGCCGGGAGTGGGGCCCGCTCTGCTCGGCCGTACGGGCGTCGCTCGCCGCCGAGGGTCTGCGGGCCGTGCCCCTGACCCTGGCCTCGGTGGCCCTGACGGCGCTGCTCCAGCTGGTGCAGAACCGGCCCTGGGGCTACGGCCCGGTGCAGACGCTCGGCGCGGTCCGGGCCGACGACCCGCTCGGAGTGGCCCTGCTGCGTACCCCGTTGTCGCTGTTCGTCCCCGCGCTGGACCTGCCGGTGTGGGGCGCGCTGGTGCAGATGCTGGTGGTGTTCGGGGCGGCGGAGCTCTGCCTCGGCCGGGGGCGGACCCTGCTGATCGCGTACGCGGCGACGCTGGCCGGGACGATGTACGCGCGGATCGCCGTCGCGGCCGGGCCGGAGGCGTTCCTCGGGCTGCCCGCCGCCGACGCACGCGTGGTGGACACCGGCCCGTCGGCGGCCGTCGTCGCCCTGGCGGTCTGCGTCTGCTGGGCGTACCGGGCCCGGCTCACCGGGGCGCTGGTGATCGTGGCGATGGTGGCCGAGACCGTGGCCGAGGACAATCTGGCGGGCCGGGAGCACCTGGCGGCTGTCGCGGCGGCCCTGGTGCTGTGCGCGGCGCCGGTGCGGCGCGGGCGGCGGCGCGGCGGTCAGGGCTGGGAGGGCGGGAGCGGGGCCCGGTCCGGTGCCCCGCCGATCAGGTCCTGAAACTTCCGGCGCGGGCCGACCCAGCGGACGTCGTGGTGGTAGGCCCGCAGGACCGCGCGGGAGCGGGCCCGGTGGCGGTCGCGGTAGAACCGCTTGGCCCACATCGAGGTCGGCCGGGCCAGCCGTACGGCCCCGACCAGCGCCACGAACGGGATCAGTGTGCCGACCACCGCCATCCGTGCCTTGCCCTTGAACAGGGTGATCAGCACGAAGCAGAAGTTGATGACGACGGTGAGCACGGCCCCGAGCCGGCCCTGCTGCTGATCGTCGCTCAGGTCGTTCACGCCCAGCGGGGAGAACCCGCCGAGCACCAGCAGCACCAGGGCCGCCGTGAGCACGACGACCTCCACACTCTGGCGCCCCTCCTCGGTCCAGTACACGTCGTCCAGGTGCAGGATCAGGGCGAACTCGTCCAGCACCAGACCCGCGCCCACGCCGAAGACGACCGCGCAGACGGCCGCCGTCACGCCGTGCCTCCCGCTGCCCACCGCGCCGAAGCCGCCGACGACGCTGAGCACCACGCCGGGCACCACATGGTGGATGTGGACGCCGCCGGGCGTGATGTTGCGGAACGGCCCCTTCCCGGCCCGGATCATCCGGGTGATGAACCGGGTGATCGCGAAGGTCAGCACAAAGGCGGTCAGGGCGAGGAGCAGGGGCAGCTTGCCCGGCTCGACGAAGTTCTGATCGAACCAGTGACCCATGCCACGCACTCCCACTCGTCCGCTTGTGCCCCGTTATGCGGCATTCGGACAATCTAGCGGCCGTCCCCACCGATTAGCCTGCGCGCCGTGACCTCCCTGAACAGCCACGGCGTTCGTTTCGCCTTCGGCACCCTGACCGTGCTCCCCGTCCGCGTGACCCGCTGGGACCGGGATGCCGCCCGGTCCGGGATGCTGTGCGCGCCCCTGGCCGGGCTCGTCGTCGGGGTGCTCGCCGCCGTCCTCGGCAGCCTGCTGCTGTGGGGCGGTGCGGGCCCGCTGCTCGCCGCCGTCGCCTCCGCCGCGGTGCCCGCCGCTCTCACCCGGGGGCTCCACCTGGACGGTCTCGCGGACACCGCCGACGGCCTGGGCAGCGGCAAGCCGGCCGACGACGCGCTGCGCATCATGAAGCAGTCGGACATCGGCCCCTTCGGCGTGATCACCCTGCTCTTCGTCCTGCTGGCCCAGGTGGCGGTCCTCCAGCAGCTGTACGCGAGGGGCTGGGCGCACGGCGCGGTGGCGGCCGTCGTCTGCGCCCTCGTCGCCCGGCTCGCGCTGACCCTGGCATCCCGGTGCGGCGTCCCGGCCGCCCGGCCGGAGGGCCTGGGCGCGGCGGTCGCCGCCACGGTCCCGGTGGCCGGCGCGGCGGCGGTCGCGCTCGTGGTGGTGGCGGCCTGCGCGGGCGCGGGGGCGCTGTTCGGCGGGTACGGGGCGCTGCGCCACGCCCTCGCGGCGGTGGCCGGGGTGGTGGGGGCCGAACTGCTGCTGCGGCACTGCGTACGGCGGTTCGGCGGGGTCACCGGGGACGTGTTCGGGGCGCTGGCGGAGACGGCGGCGACGGTGACGCTGGTGGGCCTGGCGCTGGGCTGAGGGGCCGGTCAGTCCTCGGCGCAGGTCTCGCGCCCGGCGCCGAGTGCGTACTCCTTGCGCAGTGAACTGAGCCCCAGCTTCCGGGACTGTGCGCAGAACTTCGCCGCCGGCAGCTCGTACTCCACGTGGAAGACCGCCTTGCCCGCCTCCACGAACGGGGTCAGCTCCTCGCACTCCTCGTACTGGGCGCACTGCTCGTTGACCGCGAAGTCGAAGTCCCCGACCAGCTCCGGGATCTGCGGCAGGTCGTTCTTCAGGCCGACGGACATGCCGTGGCGGTGCACCATACGGGCGATCAGGCGGTTGTAGCGCAGCTGGTCGGCGGCGGTCAGCGGGAAGCCGCTCCGGTTGCGGTAGCCGTCCATGTTGTCCGGCTCGACCGCGTCGAAGCCCTTCTTCGCGCACATCGCGATCCGGGTCTCCATCAGCGGCTCCAGGACCTCGGTGCGCCGGATGTCGAGCCAGCGCTCGCCCTTCCAGCCGTTGCCCTTCCCGAGCACGGCGGTGGGGAAACGGGCCGCGTCCGGGCGGAAGTCCTCCCAGGCACCGGTGGACAGGTAGCAGATGACCTTGCGCCCTTCTCGGTGCAGCGCGGCGACCTGGGCCGCCGTCCGGTCGAAGCCGTCGATGTCGTACACCGGGGCGTCGACCGTCGTGTCGAGCTTCCCCGACAGCTGCCACTGCCAGTCCGTGCCCGGCTCCGGCTGCCAGCGCGCGGGCGAGGGCCGCGCGGAGGCGGACGCCTTCCCCGCCGGCGCCTGTTCATGCCCCGAGGAGCAGCCCGTCAGCGTCGTGAGCACCATCAGTGCCGTGACGGCCAGGGCGCCGCGCGCCCCGCCCACCCGTGCGGCCGTCCGGTCGCGCATCGTTCCCCCATGTCCACCGGAGCCCGCCGACGCCGGTGCGCCCGGGATCCGTT is a genomic window of Streptomyces sp. NBC_00708 containing:
- a CDS encoding adenosylcobinamide-GDP ribazoletransferase, with translation MTSLNSHGVRFAFGTLTVLPVRVTRWDRDAARSGMLCAPLAGLVVGVLAAVLGSLLLWGGAGPLLAAVASAAVPAALTRGLHLDGLADTADGLGSGKPADDALRIMKQSDIGPFGVITLLFVLLAQVAVLQQLYARGWAHGAVAAVVCALVARLALTLASRCGVPAARPEGLGAAVAATVPVAGAAAVALVVVAACAGAGALFGGYGALRHALAAVAGVVGAELLLRHCVRRFGGVTGDVFGALAETAATVTLVGLALG
- a CDS encoding endo alpha-1,4 polygalactosaminidase; translation: MRDRTAARVGGARGALAVTALMVLTTLTGCSSGHEQAPAGKASASARPSPARWQPEPGTDWQWQLSGKLDTTVDAPVYDIDGFDRTAAQVAALHREGRKVICYLSTGAWEDFRPDAARFPTAVLGKGNGWKGERWLDIRRTEVLEPLMETRIAMCAKKGFDAVEPDNMDGYRNRSGFPLTAADQLRYNRLIARMVHRHGMSVGLKNDLPQIPELVGDFDFAVNEQCAQYEECEELTPFVEAGKAVFHVEYELPAAKFCAQSRKLGLSSLRKEYALGAGRETCAED
- a CDS encoding bifunctional adenosylcobinamide kinase/adenosylcobinamide-phosphate guanylyltransferase gives rise to the protein MELTLLGTGAPDGLPRPDCPCARCALARGAGGRAATALLVDDALLLDLTPGAVFAAARAGHSLTGVRQVLLTHPHDGPAVELPAGLPPAGRVPDGRVLTLISGHRVRAVPMDAPGTGYEVTSPEGARLLYLPPGGAPAGLTDPVAEPYDLVVADVVGRPDAVARLRAVEAVGPATELIAVHLDHDAPPGPELERRLAAAGARAVPDGTTLTAGGHHAPAPVPRRTLVTGGARSGKSVEAERRLETYPEVVYVATGGTRNGDAEWAARVGLHRERRPAAWRTEETCKLAELLSSDGPPLLIDCLSLWLTDLMDRVDAWDDAAWAGGGERALRAGTAELVAAVRGTRRTVVLVTNETGSGVVPATAAGRRFRDELGRLNAAVAEECEQVLLVVAGQVLPLRG
- a CDS encoding trypsin-like peptidase domain-containing protein, with the translated sequence MDAIHSRRRARRLLLPLSAGVCAIALVSGCSGSNAPAAGPDATASGSAQPGPAAKATGDLQSDYQKVITDVLPSVVQIDASESLGSGVVYDTKGHIVTNAHVVGNEKSFKVTVATGEKVLKASLVAAYPEQDLAVIKLDHVPDGLRPAKFGDSEKVAVGQIVLAMGSPLGLSSSVTQGIVSALGRTVSESRSGGGTGATIANMVQTSAAINPGNSGGALVNLDSQVIGIPTLAASDPQMGDSAAPGIGFAIPASMVRTVADQIIKDGKVTDSGRAALDITGRTVVNDDYRPAGVAIVSVQNGGAADKAGLRAGDIITKVGDAKVTTITSLSEALAGRKPGGKVKVTYTRGSSQKTAEVTLGEI
- a CDS encoding nicotinate-nucleotide--dimethylbenzimidazole phosphoribosyltransferase, giving the protein MNLDDFSDLIERPDGGVRRDAEERRERFSVPPGALGRLDELGEWLSTAQQASPVRTIEQPRVVLFAGDHGVARLDVSGRAAGTAHELVRATLDGSTPLAVLARRFSVPVRIVDAGLDCDPELLPEAVVRTRVRRGSGRIDVEDALTAEEAEAAVRLGIAVADEEADSGTDLVVLGDLSVGGTTAAATLIAALCGTDASVVTGRGGAGIDDLAWMRKCAAVRDALRRARPVLGDQVELLAAVGGADLAAMTGFLLQCAVRRLPVILDGVVGAAAALVGQRAAFRAPDWWLAGQLSGEPAQAKALDRMALNPVLDHGVIVGEGCGALLALPFVQAAAALAAELPEREPEAEEGGTDDEKDDATD
- a CDS encoding phosphatidylglycerol lysyltransferase domain-containing protein; translation: MGEVRMAAEESGQSAVRRAGTPRSRRGAAFAIWYLRLVSFLNFLSAVWVAFGQDLRRHNTDDYFTPYLLTAGFSSGVVALFLAVTMRRRKRAAWIVNMVLSGLTLLLSAALIGFPEVRRYPQNWISLALTAAFVAALVLGRREFYAKGDRSNPKLAALVATVGLLVTSLIAAGLVTVTNTAHDDYRSTFLDRWRYGALRLVSVAASDSRFPGITAPGWVNVVINVLSTLLLIAVVWAAFRSRRAVDPITAQDEEALRALLDKHGERDSLGYFALRREKSAIWSPTRKAAVAYRVVGGVSLASGDPIGDPEAWPGAITPWLAEAREHGWIPAVMGAGEEAGTVYARHGLDALELGDEAIVETAEFTLEGRAMRTVRQAYNRVRRAGYEVTVRRHAEIPEDEMAELVRRADDWRDGATERGFSMALGRLGDPADGQCVMLECRDAPSDDGAPGGLRALLSFVPWGPNGLSLDLMRRDRDSENGLMEFMVIELLRRAGKLGVTQVSLNFAMFRSVFERGSRLGAGPVLRMWRSLLSFFSRWWQIESLYRANAKYRPIWEPRFLLFEKSADLLRIGVAAGRAEGFLEAPGLPKWMHRSRLARVRDVPSGPRG